One Vidua chalybeata isolate OUT-0048 chromosome 22, bVidCha1 merged haplotype, whole genome shotgun sequence genomic region harbors:
- the LOC128799069 gene encoding guanylin-like isoform X1 encodes MKSFLSWTVLAVLVLVHISQAVYVQDGDLRFPLESVKKLKELMDGNRRINPRMMVPMASYSPCQEKHLPEEFRPVCKREDALMIFRRLSLAAEDDLCEICANAACAGCF; translated from the exons ATGAAAAGCTTTCTTTCCTGGACAGTCCTGGCAGTCCTTGTCCTGGTGCACATCTCCCAGGCAGTCTATGTTCAG GATGGAGACTTGAGATTCCCCCTGGAGTCCGTGAAGAAGCTGAAGGAGCTCATGGATGGCAACAGACGCATCAACCCTCGCATGATGGTTCCCATGGCCAGCTATTCCCCCTGCCAAGAAAAACACCTCCCTGAGGAATTCCGGCCTGTGTGCAAGAGGGAAGATGCGCTCATGATTTTTAGGAGGCTGA GCCTGGCTGCTGAGGATGACCTCTGTGAGATCTGTGCCAATGCTGCCTGCGCTGGCTGCTTCTGA
- the LOC128799069 gene encoding guanylin-like isoform X2 has translation MFRPKATCGEGADLESDANKDGDLRFPLESVKKLKELMDGNRRINPRMMVPMASYSPCQEKHLPEEFRPVCKREDALMIFRRLSLAAEDDLCEICANAACAGCF, from the exons ATGTTCAG ACCTAAAGCCACATGTGGTGAAGGTGCTGATTTAGAGAGTGATGCAAACAAG GATGGAGACTTGAGATTCCCCCTGGAGTCCGTGAAGAAGCTGAAGGAGCTCATGGATGGCAACAGACGCATCAACCCTCGCATGATGGTTCCCATGGCCAGCTATTCCCCCTGCCAAGAAAAACACCTCCCTGAGGAATTCCGGCCTGTGTGCAAGAGGGAAGATGCGCTCATGATTTTTAGGAGGCTGA GCCTGGCTGCTGAGGATGACCTCTGTGAGATCTGTGCCAATGCTGCCTGCGCTGGCTGCTTCTGA